A part of Parvimonas micra genomic DNA contains:
- a CDS encoding CPBP family intramembrane glutamic endopeptidase: MSVKTKNFIVSLLISLVYFLGISRFPILANKYIKSEFVLKNLTNINMVLLLIFGILVYLFCKKFPTNSVSKDSKKESLLKSILIGACSGIVLLVVIQIVFKILGFLGYPYDMTGEFIRIKNLVSNNKIALINMVFIIPFVTEIVYRNVVFGYLYDLYEGGYKFVRLFTPACLAGILFALINVKHALPIVVEAVIISLTFGYVFLKTKRIESAIIGNIVFSTGIVILSFIVKTSVL; this comes from the coding sequence ATGAGTGTTAAGACAAAAAATTTTATTGTATCATTATTAATATCATTAGTTTATTTTTTAGGAATTTCAAGATTTCCTATATTGGCAAATAAGTATATAAAATCAGAATTTGTACTTAAAAATTTAACAAATATAAATATGGTTTTACTTTTGATTTTTGGAATTTTAGTATATTTATTTTGTAAAAAATTTCCAACAAATTCAGTATCTAAAGATAGTAAAAAAGAATCTCTTTTAAAATCAATTTTGATTGGAGCTTGTTCAGGGATAGTTTTACTAGTTGTAATTCAAATTGTATTTAAAATATTAGGGTTTTTAGGCTATCCATATGATATGACCGGAGAATTTATTAGAATTAAAAACCTAGTTTCTAATAATAAAATTGCCTTAATAAATATGGTATTTATTATTCCTTTTGTAACTGAAATTGTATATAGAAATGTAGTATTTGGCTATTTATACGATTTATATGAAGGTGGATACAAATTTGTACGATTATTCACACCGGCTTGTTTAGCGGGAATATTGTTTGCACTTATAAATGTAAAACATGCACTTCCTATAGTGGTAGAGGCGGTAATTATTTCCTTAACTTTTGGATATGTTTTTTTAAAGACAAAAAGAATAGAAAGTGCAATAATTGGAAATATAGTCTTTAGTACAGGCATTGTAATACTTTCGTTTATTGTAAAGACAAGTGTTTTATAA
- a CDS encoding CPBP family intramembrane glutamic endopeptidase, protein MINVKNFKKWIFPALMFLFFEFIFRQKILNSLFSGKILVFKFFENPIVNNFFVGGICCLFGNCIIFLIIKYVFNGKLNSIDNSEKMDLKKSIIISILVFVFTMLIIYFALYIESIFKLEVYSLNAKNIRGTERFNLIVSLFSMSLVSIYEEMVYRRILFGYLYDLYSGCNKYIRIITSVIVSSIIFGSIHDGVFHLAMIQYIIYGISFSAIYLYTKRISSAITVHILVNIFIIIMRFF, encoded by the coding sequence TTGATAAATGTAAAAAACTTTAAAAAGTGGATTTTCCCTGCTTTAATGTTTCTATTTTTTGAATTTATCTTTAGGCAGAAAATTTTAAATTCTTTATTTTCTGGGAAAATATTGGTTTTTAAATTTTTTGAAAATCCAATTGTAAATAATTTCTTTGTTGGTGGGATTTGTTGTCTATTTGGGAATTGTATAATATTTTTGATTATAAAGTATGTATTTAATGGAAAATTAAATTCTATAGATAATTCAGAAAAAATGGACTTAAAAAAATCTATAATTATTTCAATTTTAGTTTTTGTTTTTACTATGTTGATTATATATTTTGCTTTGTATATTGAAAGCATTTTCAAACTTGAGGTTTATAGTTTGAATGCAAAAAATATTAGGGGTACTGAAAGATTTAATTTAATTGTAAGTTTATTTTCGATGTCTTTGGTGAGTATATATGAAGAAATGGTGTATAGACGAATACTGTTTGGATATTTGTATGATTTATATTCAGGATGTAATAAATATATTAGGATAATAACATCTGTAATAGTATCATCTATAATCTTCGGTTCAATACATGATGGTGTATTTCATTTGGCTATGATTCAGTATATAATTTATGGAATATCTTTTTCAGCTATATATTTGTATACTAAGAGAATCAGTTCAGCTATAACAGTTCATATTTTAGTTAATATATTTATAATAATTATGAGATTTTTCTAA
- a CDS encoding CPBP family intramembrane glutamic endopeptidase, with translation MEKTTILNTKNFKKWILPILMFLVYECYSKISKKLFIKYGTKDFSFIHFFAHIILILFFICLIHFVYKDKFNSIDDSKKMNLLKSVLISVVVFVISLYLDKIISVIVYNVFGNVNSINDNAIKTAKEVSIYRNFDSVFVAPIFEEIVFRQILFGCLYDLHSGCNKYIRFITATIVSSIVFGSIHNGVFHPYMLYYVTSGMILSGLYIYTKRLSSPIIVHILHNLF, from the coding sequence ATGGAAAAAACTACTATATTAAACACTAAAAACTTTAAAAAGTGGATATTGCCGATTTTGATGTTTTTAGTTTATGAATGTTATAGCAAAATATCTAAAAAACTTTTTATAAAATATGGGACAAAGGATTTTTCATTTATACATTTTTTTGCTCATATCATATTAATACTTTTCTTTATATGTTTAATTCATTTTGTATATAAGGATAAATTTAATTCGATAGATGATTCTAAAAAAATGAATTTACTAAAATCAGTACTGATTTCAGTAGTAGTATTTGTAATTAGTCTTTACCTTGATAAGATTATCTCCGTTATTGTGTATAATGTATTCGGAAATGTTAATAGCATTAATGATAATGCTATAAAAACAGCAAAAGAAGTTAGTATTTATAGAAATTTTGATAGCGTATTTGTAGCTCCTATATTTGAAGAGATTGTGTTTAGACAAATATTATTTGGATGCTTATATGATTTACATTCAGGATGTAATAAATATATTAGATTTATTACTGCAACAATTGTATCATCCATAGTATTCGGTTCTATACATAATGGGGTTTTCCATCCTTATATGCTATATTATGTTACTTCCGGTATGATTTTATCCGGTTTATATATTTATACTAAAAGATTATCTTCACCTATTATTGTCCATATTTTACATAATCTTTTTTAA
- a CDS encoding CPBP family intramembrane glutamic endopeptidase — MAKIKRSIIIGFIILYLVLMSGQMENLVTFLNKGKMYSWGIDFVNVVRKYEIALYVIIIFSSLFLRNVNSIEKNSEKFKMKNLKKYILSVIISLTLIIVFGIVLTKLLYYFKISGDSYGKTDYFAFQYTYLNYVFITLFSAYAEEIIFRGYFFGTLYDVFKGTDKYVRFFTASLISGIIFGILHEGLFDYRMIQYVFMSIVLSYQYKYCKNIYVVGFTHHCVNIVGMGINMFLLN; from the coding sequence ATGGCAAAGATTAAAAGAAGTATTATAATAGGATTTATAATTTTATATTTAGTTTTGATGTCAGGTCAAATGGAAAATTTAGTTACATTTTTAAATAAGGGAAAAATGTATTCATGGGGGATTGATTTTGTAAATGTAGTTAGAAAGTACGAGATAGCCCTTTATGTAATTATAATTTTTTCTAGTTTGTTTTTGAGAAATGTAAATTCAATAGAAAAAAACAGTGAAAAATTTAAGATGAAAAACCTGAAGAAATATATATTATCAGTAATTATTTCCTTAACTTTAATTATAGTATTTGGAATTGTCTTAACTAAACTTTTGTATTATTTTAAAATATCAGGTGATAGTTATGGTAAGACAGATTATTTTGCTTTTCAATATACTTATTTGAATTATGTATTTATTACTTTATTTTCAGCATATGCAGAGGAAATTATTTTTAGAGGATACTTTTTTGGAACTTTATATGATGTTTTTAAAGGAACGGATAAATATGTTAGATTTTTTACTGCAAGTTTAATTTCTGGAATAATATTTGGCATATTGCATGAGGGATTATTTGACTATAGAATGATTCAATATGTTTTTATGTCAATTGTTTTATCATATCAATATAAATATTGTAAAAATATTTATGTCGTAGGATTTACACATCATTGTGTAAATATTGTAGGAATGGGGATAAATATGTTTCTTTTGAATTAG
- a CDS encoding CPBP family intramembrane glutamic endopeptidase, which produces MVNVKNFKKWFFPALMFLFFEFIFRQRISKKIFYDDLLVFNFFDNTVVNKYFSLGLSCFVVTCIILLLSKFIFNGKMNSIDSSEKMNLKKSIIISILFFVFTMILVYTTKYVEYYIFNISNISLNTKNILAIEKLNFSVSMFSSVCISIFEEMVYRRILFGYLYDLHSGCNKYIRIITSVIVSSIIFGSIHDGVFAYAMVRYIIYGISFSAVYLYTKRISASITVHVLINIFLIVKDTFL; this is translated from the coding sequence ATGGTAAATGTAAAAAACTTTAAAAAGTGGTTTTTTCCTGCTTTAATGTTTCTATTTTTTGAATTTATCTTTAGGCAAAGAATATCAAAAAAAATATTTTATGATGACTTATTAGTTTTTAATTTTTTTGATAATACTGTAGTAAATAAATATTTTTCATTGGGATTAAGTTGTTTTGTTGTTACTTGTATTATTTTATTACTTTCTAAGTTTATATTCAATGGAAAAATGAATTCTATAGATAGTTCAGAAAAAATGAATTTAAAAAAGTCTATAATTATTTCAATTTTATTTTTTGTATTTACTATGATATTAGTTTATACTACTAAGTATGTTGAATATTATATTTTTAATATATCTAACATAAGTTTAAATACTAAAAATATTCTTGCTATCGAAAAACTTAATTTTTCTGTGAGTATGTTTTCAAGCGTTTGTATATCTATTTTTGAAGAAATGGTGTATAGACGAATACTGTTTGGATATTTGTATGATTTACATTCGGGTTGTAATAAATATATTAGGATAATAACATCTGTAATAGTATCATCTATAATCTTCGGTTCAATACATGATGGTGTTTTTGCTTATGCTATGGTTAGATATATTATATATGGAATATCTTTTTCAGCAGTATATTTATATACTAAGAGAATCAGTGCTTCTATAACGGTTCATGTTTTAATTAATATATTTTTAATAGTTAAAGATACATTTTTGTAA
- a CDS encoding CPBP family intramembrane glutamic endopeptidase, producing MLNGKNITKWVAPVLMFVFCNFIYRQHLVKYLLDRDYLVVNFFENSFLNKTFSFGLLNFAVAVIILLISKFIFKEKLTSIDSSDKISIKKSAIIVFLAVVVTIIIFYLLTYIIYDVLGSSVNSAAAIYIRDMYMRNKFIYVIFTFFTVTFEEVVYRKLLFGYLYDLHSGCNRYIRLITSLLGSVIIFGAIHDGVFSSGMIFYVMAGISFTIVYFYTKRISSAIAIHFLYNICLRLIRTII from the coding sequence ATGTTAAATGGAAAAAACATAACAAAATGGGTAGCCCCAGTTTTAATGTTTGTTTTCTGTAATTTTATTTATAGACAGCATTTAGTAAAATATTTATTAGATAGGGATTATTTAGTTGTTAATTTCTTTGAGAACTCTTTTTTGAATAAGACTTTTTCTTTTGGATTGTTAAATTTTGCTGTTGCAGTAATTATTTTATTGATTTCTAAATTTATATTCAAAGAAAAGTTAACTTCAATAGATAGTTCTGATAAAATTAGTATAAAAAAATCTGCTATAATAGTATTCTTGGCTGTAGTTGTAACAATAATTATATTTTATTTATTAACTTATATTATATATGATGTTTTAGGTTCGTCAGTCAATAGTGCAGCTGCTATCTATATTAGAGACATGTATATGCGAAATAAATTTATTTATGTTATTTTTACATTTTTTACTGTTACTTTTGAAGAAGTTGTATATAGAAAATTATTATTTGGATATTTATATGATTTACATTCAGGATGCAATAGATATATAAGATTGATTACATCTTTGTTGGGATCGGTGATTATTTTTGGAGCAATCCATGATGGAGTCTTTAGTTCTGGAATGATTTTTTATGTTATGGCGGGTATAAGTTTTACAATTGTTTATTTTTATACTAAAAGAATTTCATCAGCCATAGCTATACATTTCTTATATAATATATGTTTACGACTTATACGTACTATTATTTAG
- a CDS encoding YaaA family protein: MKIILSPAKTISKTCERFSSGVEFSNKTNEILKNVPEVLVSKDYCKAFYMYDGMCYKNIKREEFDNCDLDYIKEHLIIISALYGVIKPFDLINPYRLDFLMKTKMGNLYNFWKDDIANDILKDTDFIVNLASDEFSKTVRKYISENQILDFEFYEKVDEKLKKHSTISKKARGMMLNFMTKNKIENIEDIKKFDKDGYEFVEEMSLENKFVFVKNS; this comes from the coding sequence ATGAAAATAATTTTATCACCTGCAAAGACGATTTCTAAAACTTGTGAGAGATTTTCTTCGGGAGTTGAATTTTCTAATAAAACAAATGAAATTTTAAAAAATGTTCCGGAAGTTTTGGTTTCAAAAGATTATTGCAAGGCTTTTTATATGTATGATGGAATGTGTTATAAAAATATAAAAAGAGAAGAGTTTGACAATTGCGATTTAGATTATATAAAGGAGCATTTAATTATAATTTCTGCACTTTATGGAGTGATTAAACCTTTTGATTTAATTAATCCTTATAGACTTGATTTTCTTATGAAAACAAAAATGGGAAATTTATATAATTTTTGGAAAGATGATATTGCCAATGATATTTTAAAAGATACAGATTTTATTGTTAATCTTGCAAGTGATGAATTTTCAAAAACAGTTAGAAAGTACATTTCAGAGAATCAAATTTTGGATTTTGAATTTTATGAAAAAGTCGATGAAAAACTAAAAAAACATTCTACGATTTCAAAAAAAGCTAGGGGAATGATGCTTAATTTTATGACTAAAAATAAAATTGAAAATATTGAAGATATAAAGAAATTTGATAAAGACGGATATGAATTTGTTGAAGAAATGTCTTTAGAGAATAAATTTGTATTTGTAAAAAATAGTTAG
- a CDS encoding M20 metallopeptidase family protein — MELIKDIKNLEQKVINWRRDLHKIPEIGNDLPLTTAYLKKVLDEFGVEYRTDFPNDSSILVTIRGELDGEKCIALRADTDGLPMPESLDLPFKSTNKNMHACGHDAHAAMMLGTIYTLNQMKDRLHGTVKFLLQPGEETGSGAIDMIKGGALEGVDFILALHNGNTTDELDEGKIGVKYGSMMACMDKFTIKVIGKGTHGAYPYMGIDPITTSTHIISAIQNIVSREINAVDTAVISVCMVNSGTAFNIIPEEVEIIGTVRAVSKEVRAYIAKRIGEISTNMAIAMRAKAEYEYSYGPPPVVNNKEIVDFAKQSAVNALGKENVQVLEKPILAGEDFAYYLEETKGAYVFLKNPLYVDGVAYPHHNVKFGLNEKYFINGVKFFVQAVNDYLK; from the coding sequence ATGGAATTAATTAAAGATATTAAAAATTTAGAACAAAAGGTAATTAATTGGAGACGTGATTTACACAAAATTCCTGAAATAGGAAATGATTTACCGTTAACTACTGCTTACTTGAAAAAAGTTTTAGATGAATTCGGCGTAGAGTACAGAACAGACTTTCCTAATGACTCTTCAATTTTAGTAACAATTAGAGGCGAGCTAGATGGCGAAAAATGCATTGCTCTAAGAGCTGATACAGACGGACTGCCTATGCCGGAATCTTTAGATTTACCTTTTAAATCAACAAATAAAAATATGCATGCTTGTGGTCATGATGCCCATGCTGCAATGATGCTTGGAACAATCTATACTTTAAATCAAATGAAAGACAGACTTCACGGTACTGTAAAATTTTTATTGCAACCCGGTGAAGAAACCGGATCAGGCGCTATTGATATGATTAAAGGTGGTGCTTTGGAAGGGGTTGACTTCATATTAGCATTACACAACGGAAATACCACTGATGAACTTGATGAAGGAAAAATAGGTGTTAAATACGGCTCAATGATGGCTTGTATGGATAAGTTTACTATTAAAGTAATCGGTAAAGGAACTCATGGAGCTTATCCTTATATGGGTATAGATCCAATAACCACTTCAACTCACATTATTTCCGCTATTCAAAATATTGTTTCAAGAGAAATAAATGCTGTTGATACAGCAGTGATTTCAGTTTGTATGGTAAATTCCGGAACTGCTTTTAATATAATTCCTGAAGAAGTAGAAATTATTGGAACAGTTAGAGCAGTTTCAAAAGAAGTAAGAGCATATATAGCAAAAAGAATTGGGGAAATATCAACAAATATGGCAATTGCTATGAGAGCAAAAGCCGAATATGAATATTCTTATGGACCACCACCGGTCGTAAATAACAAAGAGATAGTTGATTTTGCAAAACAAAGTGCAGTAAATGCATTGGGAAAAGAAAATGTACAGGTATTAGAAAAACCGATTTTAGCAGGTGAAGATTTTGCTTACTATCTTGAAGAAACAAAAGGAGCTTATGTATTTTTAAAAAATCCTCTTTATGTTGATGGAGTAGCTTATCCTCACCACAATGTAAAATTTGGGCTTAATGAAAAATATTTTATAAATGGAGTTAAGTTCTTTGTTCAAGCAGTAAATGATTATTTAAAATAA
- a CDS encoding CPBP family intramembrane glutamic endopeptidase, translating into MLNIKNFKKWILPILMFAFCEFIFRRKIIPFIAKFKLTADYIFDVILFQGLGYIFIIISVLLISKYIYNGKFNSIDASSKKGLRESFLFSVVILILTIIFFFVFSKFLTYILGVVIKSKNSEMILYSLKYTKFTVFISVFTGPMFEEIVYRKILFGYLYDLLSGCNKYVRFVTSVLVSSVIFGATHDGVFHLAMIYYVIYGIIFSSVYFYTKRISASMTVHVLNNLFLAIMNIFVT; encoded by the coding sequence ATATTAAATATAAAAAACTTTAAAAAATGGATATTACCTATTTTAATGTTTGCTTTTTGTGAATTTATTTTTAGAAGAAAAATTATACCTTTTATTGCCAAATTCAAATTGACCGCAGATTATATTTTTGATGTAATTTTATTTCAAGGATTAGGATATATTTTTATAATTATATCTGTGTTGTTAATTTCTAAGTATATATATAATGGAAAATTTAATTCAATAGATGCTTCTTCGAAAAAAGGATTAAGAGAGAGTTTTTTATTTTCTGTTGTAATCTTGATTTTAACTATAATATTCTTTTTTGTATTCAGTAAATTTTTAACATATATTTTGGGTGTAGTTATAAAAAGTAAGAATTCTGAAATGATTTTATATTCCTTAAAATATACTAAATTTACAGTTTTTATTTCAGTTTTTACAGGACCGATGTTCGAGGAAATAGTATATAGAAAAATTTTGTTTGGATATTTATATGATTTACTTTCAGGATGTAATAAATATGTAAGATTTGTAACATCAGTTCTGGTGTCTTCAGTAATTTTTGGAGCAACACATGATGGAGTTTTTCATCTTGCTATGATTTATTATGTAATATATGGAATAATTTTCTCTAGTGTATATTTTTATACAAAAAGAATTTCTGCATCTATGACAGTGCATGTTCTAAATAACTTGTTTTTAGCTATTATGAATATTTTTGTAACTTAA